In a single window of the uncultured Dysgonomonas sp. genome:
- a CDS encoding fusion protein, with amino-acid sequence MSKIFLLGANKEIDRAVQVVEVNQVIQMEGYSYHSYVVYDITKNQWGITYKLINLTTKDFHIADIIRPLKEKFGIGFYYDSDNPQFIDSFEVAILLQEAQTKANAEADEEEKERIRVEEVKAIGSKRFAEILPENAQAVIVARLKQDESDSQTDYFASRTTRTVILGFSTHKRDIFSEMRKHASNFEGTTYLAEYNADYEHREKYSMGAGYYLGESKYSGWIIEKYPIYQRESTIKEFAYTAGDEDNIRIKKNDDVPPPSDNNGISKANCTLVDYSAKAVAVFGETRAIKDELKAMGGKFNSRLTFNGKKLAGWIFSKSQEQRLAYYFGLN; translated from the coding sequence ATGAGCAAAATATTTTTATTAGGTGCAAACAAAGAAATAGACAGAGCCGTGCAAGTGGTAGAGGTTAACCAAGTTATCCAAATGGAGGGGTACAGCTATCACAGCTATGTAGTGTATGATATTACAAAAAATCAATGGGGTATCACTTACAAGTTGATAAACCTAACGACAAAGGATTTTCATATAGCCGACATTATTCGACCATTGAAAGAAAAATTCGGCATTGGGTTCTATTACGACAGCGACAACCCTCAATTTATAGACAGCTTTGAAGTAGCAATCCTTTTGCAAGAAGCACAAACCAAAGCCAATGCAGAAGCGGACGAGGAAGAAAAAGAACGCATCCGAGTGGAGGAAGTAAAAGCAATCGGAAGCAAACGTTTTGCCGAGATACTCCCCGAAAACGCACAAGCAGTTATTGTGGCACGACTCAAACAAGACGAGAGCGACAGCCAAACCGACTACTTTGCATCAAGAACAACACGAACTGTTATTCTAGGCTTTTCTACTCACAAAAGAGATATCTTTTCTGAAATGCGAAAACACGCATCCAACTTCGAGGGAACAACCTATTTAGCAGAATACAATGCAGATTACGAACATCGGGAGAAATACTCAATGGGGGCAGGGTATTATTTAGGAGAAAGCAAATATAGCGGATGGATAATAGAGAAATATCCCATCTACCAAAGAGAAAGTACAATCAAAGAATTTGCTTACACCGCAGGAGATGAAGATAATATCCGTATCAAGAAAAATGATGATGTACCACCACCAAGCGACAACAACGGCATAAGCAAAGCCAATTGTACACTCGTAGACTACTCAGCCAAAGCCGTAGCAGTATTCGGAGAAACAAGAGCCATCAAAGACGAACTCAAAGCAATGGGAGGAAAATTCAACAGCCGATTGACCTTCAATGGCAAAAAGTTAGCAGGATGGATATTCTCAAAATCGCAGGAGCAACGTTTAGCGTACTATTTCGGATTGAATTAA
- a CDS encoding PcfK-like family protein, which translates to MKSTNHFQNTIKAYLDKRAEIDLLFSFRYSLPEKKLEDCITYILNQVQKSGCNGFHDDEIFGMAVHFYDEDNIEIGKPMHNAQVAVNHMVVLTAEEKEQARQNAIQKAQDEAYRKMTQPTKKAKKVALTIQPSLFDF; encoded by the coding sequence ATGAAATCAACAAATCATTTTCAAAATACGATAAAGGCATATTTAGACAAACGTGCCGAAATAGATTTACTTTTTTCGTTCCGCTATTCCTTACCCGAAAAGAAGTTAGAGGATTGCATAACCTACATTCTGAACCAAGTACAGAAAAGCGGTTGCAATGGTTTTCACGATGATGAGATATTTGGCATGGCGGTACATTTCTATGATGAAGACAATATCGAAATCGGTAAACCGATGCACAATGCACAAGTAGCAGTCAATCATATGGTAGTATTGACAGCCGAAGAAAAAGAGCAAGCACGACAAAATGCCATCCAAAAGGCACAAGACGAAGCCTACCGAAAGATGACACAGCCAACTAAGAAAGCCAAAAAAGTAGCATTAACCATTCAACCAAGTTTGTTTGATTTTTAA